In Pseudomonadota bacterium, the following proteins share a genomic window:
- the lptC gene encoding LPS export ABC transporter periplasmic protein LptC: protein MTTRRIALFILIALAIASGWLLKPTSNETLQTQQRELSDGYYLLDATISDTDENGQLVYSLQADRIDHVPDDGSVILNGLNVLYTSDASSTWTIAAERGTMSAARESLDLNGGVTIRSDPEQNTAVSTEQLTLDMINNEARTDRQVTVDLRGGRLVAQGMRADLKSKQIDLLSNVRGSFEATP, encoded by the coding sequence ATGACCACTCGCCGAATTGCGCTGTTCATCCTCATCGCACTCGCCATCGCCAGCGGCTGGTTGCTCAAACCTACGTCCAATGAAACGTTGCAGACGCAACAGCGCGAACTCAGCGACGGCTACTATCTACTCGATGCCACCATCAGTGATACCGATGAAAACGGCCAATTGGTCTACTCGCTGCAAGCCGATCGAATCGATCATGTGCCCGATGACGGCAGCGTCATTCTCAACGGACTCAACGTGCTGTACACCAGCGATGCCAGCAGCACATGGACCATCGCCGCCGAGCGCGGCACAATGAGTGCGGCTCGCGAATCGCTCGACCTCAATGGTGGCGTCACCATCCGCTCTGATCCTGAACAGAATACGGCGGTCAGCACCGAGCAGCTGACGCTTGATATGATCAATAACGAGGCGCGCACCGATCGTCAGGTCACCGTCGATCTTCGCGGTGGTCGACTTGTTGCACAAGGCATGCGCGCCGACTTAAAAAGTAAACAGATCGATCTGCTCTCAAACGTGCGCGGATCCTTTGAGGCCACACCATGA
- a CDS encoding cytochrome bc complex cytochrome b subunit, giving the protein MERFGQWVDDRTGFSGFWKAHVSEYYAPKNFNIWYYFGSLALVVLVIQIVTGIMLTMNYKPSAAGAFASVEYIMRDVSWGWLIRYMHSTGASAFFVVVYLHMFRALLYGSYRKPRELLWVIGMFIYLILMAEAFMGYLLPWGQMSYWGAQVIVSLFGAIPVVGDGLAEWIRGDYFISDITLNRFFAFHVIALPLVLLMLVVFHLGALHQVGSNNPDGIEIKKLKDKDGVPLDGIPFHPYYTVKDLFGLTVFLFIFFLVVFFAPEMGGLFLEHANFEPADRLKTPEHIAPVWYFTPFYAILRALPEKLAGVIAMGLAIVLLFLLPWLDRSPARSMRYRSMVSKVMLTLFVISFLALGYLGLQPVTDLYTILSRVFTAFYFIFLITMPWWSKMGQHQPEPERVTYESH; this is encoded by the coding sequence TTGGAGCGCTTCGGTCAGTGGGTCGATGACCGCACCGGTTTCTCGGGGTTCTGGAAAGCGCACGTCAGTGAGTACTACGCGCCCAAGAACTTCAACATTTGGTATTACTTCGGATCACTGGCACTGGTTGTGCTGGTGATTCAAATCGTAACCGGCATTATGCTCACGATGAATTACAAGCCGTCAGCGGCGGGCGCGTTTGCATCGGTTGAGTACATCATGCGTGACGTGAGCTGGGGTTGGCTCATTCGGTACATGCATTCGACGGGAGCCTCAGCGTTTTTCGTGGTGGTTTACCTGCATATGTTCCGCGCATTGCTCTACGGCTCTTACCGCAAGCCGCGCGAATTGCTCTGGGTGATCGGGATGTTTATCTACCTGATCCTCATGGCAGAAGCGTTCATGGGGTATCTATTGCCCTGGGGCCAGATGTCGTACTGGGGCGCACAAGTGATCGTATCCCTATTTGGCGCGATACCGGTCGTTGGCGACGGCCTGGCTGAGTGGATCCGGGGCGATTACTTCATCAGTGACATCACGCTAAACCGATTCTTCGCGTTTCATGTGATCGCGTTGCCGCTGGTTCTACTGATGCTGGTGGTCTTTCACCTCGGTGCGCTTCACCAGGTGGGTTCCAACAACCCAGACGGGATTGAGATCAAGAAGCTCAAAGATAAGGATGGTGTGCCGTTAGACGGAATTCCGTTCCATCCTTATTACACGGTTAAGGACTTGTTTGGGCTCACCGTCTTCCTTTTCATCTTCTTCCTTGTGGTGTTTTTCGCGCCCGAAATGGGTGGTCTGTTCCTCGAGCACGCTAATTTTGAGCCGGCGGATCGGCTCAAAACGCCGGAACACATCGCGCCAGTTTGGTACTTCACGCCGTTCTACGCCATTCTGCGGGCGCTGCCTGAGAAGTTGGCCGGTGTGATCGCGATGGGCCTGGCGATTGTGCTTCTGTTTTTGTTGCCATGGCTTGATCGAAGCCCGGCCCGATCGATGCGATACCGCAGCATGGTGTCAAAAGTCATGCTGACGTTGTTCGTCATTAGCTTTTTGGCGCTGGGGTATCTGGGGCTACAGCCGGTGACCGATCTGTATACGATTTTGTCGCGTGTGTTCACCGCCTTCTACTTCATCTTTCTCATTACCATGCCGTGGTGGTCGAAGATGGGGCAGCATCAACCTGAGCCGGAGAGGGTGACGTATGAAAGCCATTAA
- the petA gene encoding ubiquinol-cytochrome c reductase iron-sulfur subunit, which produces MDKTCNAPVAVAANWRLRQEDGTCAGVITTLADSQGNILMSDGEVDLGRRRLLTVATSVTAGVGAAALAAPFVLSFKPSARAKAVGAPVKVDVTKLEMGGLLRVEWRGKPVYIVRRSEQALETLPKVTSDLFDPDSDQSDQPNYAKNATRSRDPELLVLLGVCTHLGCAPEYRPEVGSPGADKELVGFLCACHGSEFDISGRVFKAMPAAANLEVPPYRSIEDGWLLIGDDGGQAS; this is translated from the coding sequence GTGGACAAAACGTGTAACGCACCGGTGGCGGTCGCCGCCAATTGGCGACTCAGGCAAGAGGACGGCACCTGTGCGGGCGTGATCACAACACTGGCTGACTCCCAGGGGAACATATTAATGAGTGATGGCGAAGTAGATTTGGGCCGACGGCGGCTGCTGACGGTGGCCACATCCGTGACCGCGGGTGTCGGCGCGGCCGCGCTGGCGGCGCCGTTTGTTTTGTCCTTCAAACCCAGTGCCCGTGCCAAAGCGGTCGGTGCCCCGGTTAAGGTCGATGTGACTAAGCTCGAAATGGGCGGACTTTTGCGGGTTGAGTGGCGCGGTAAGCCGGTGTACATCGTGCGCCGCAGTGAGCAGGCTCTGGAAACCTTACCGAAAGTGACCAGCGACCTATTCGATCCGGACTCTGATCAGTCCGATCAGCCCAACTACGCGAAGAATGCGACTCGATCGCGCGATCCTGAACTGCTGGTGCTGCTGGGCGTATGTACGCACCTGGGGTGTGCCCCCGAATACCGTCCCGAAGTGGGATCACCGGGAGCAGACAAAGAGTTAGTGGGCTTTTTGTGTGCGTGCCACGGTTCTGAATTTGATATTTCTGGGCGTGTCTTCAAGGCCATGCCGGCGGCAGCCAATCTGGAGGTGCCGCCGTATCGCAGCATCGAAGACGGCTGGTTGCTGATCGGCGACGACGGAGGTCAGGCGTCATGA
- a CDS encoding HAD hydrolase family protein — MAPPHNALANIELLVLDVDGVLTDGQLLYGAEGEIGKSFNVKDGYGLRRLLTAGVHIAAIGGRRSDGALMRLSELGIEHIHLGCRDKVAVLTQLQQALKLNPDQTAVMGDDLPDLAMMALGAIRIAPADAVAALRDQTDWVTSLPGGRGAVREVCDALLAAREGR; from the coding sequence GTGGCACCCCCCCATAACGCACTGGCCAATATCGAACTCCTGGTCTTGGATGTCGACGGCGTACTGACCGACGGTCAGCTGCTGTATGGCGCGGAGGGTGAAATTGGCAAATCGTTTAACGTGAAAGATGGCTATGGTCTACGCCGCCTATTGACCGCAGGCGTGCACATCGCCGCGATCGGTGGGCGTCGCTCAGACGGCGCACTGATGCGCTTAAGTGAACTCGGCATTGAGCACATTCACCTGGGCTGTCGGGACAAAGTAGCGGTTCTGACCCAGCTCCAGCAGGCGCTGAAGCTCAACCCCGACCAAACCGCCGTGATGGGTGATGACCTACCCGATCTTGCCATGATGGCACTCGGCGCGATTCGTATCGCGCCCGCCGACGCCGTGGCGGCGCTGCGTGACCAGACCGACTGGGTGACCAGTCTCCCCGGCGGTCGCGGCGCCGTGCGTGAGGTCTGCGACGCGCTGCTGGCGGCCAGGGAGGGTCGATGA
- a CDS encoding cytochrome c1: MKAINHVTRLVVLLGLIGLAAPALAAGPAAALQSANTEMENTASLQRGARNFMNYCVGCHSMQYVRYNRIAEDLGMSEDQLRENLIFGVDRVNSNVLTAMTKEQSEGYFNAAPPDLSLTARSRGVDWIYTYLKSFYLDDSRTFGTNNKVLPGSSMPNVLWALQGQQVAVYRDEDMLDDNGNVVMDDSGNAKKVKVFDRFEQHTEGSMTPQEFSSFVRDTTAFMEYTAEPMKLKRQSIGFMVLGFLVLLGLLTYALKVEYWKDIH, encoded by the coding sequence ATGAAAGCCATTAATCACGTGACCCGCCTCGTTGTTTTGCTGGGTCTGATTGGCCTTGCGGCGCCGGCCCTCGCCGCTGGCCCCGCCGCGGCGCTGCAGTCGGCGAATACCGAAATGGAAAACACGGCATCGCTTCAGCGCGGCGCGCGAAATTTCATGAACTACTGTGTGGGCTGCCATTCCATGCAATACGTGCGCTACAACCGGATCGCTGAAGATTTAGGGATGAGCGAGGATCAACTTCGCGAAAATCTGATTTTCGGTGTCGATAGGGTCAACAGTAACGTTCTGACCGCGATGACCAAGGAGCAGTCTGAAGGGTACTTCAATGCTGCGCCCCCTGATCTGTCCCTCACCGCTCGTTCGCGTGGCGTCGACTGGATTTACACCTACCTGAAGAGTTTTTATCTCGATGATAGCCGCACATTTGGTACCAACAATAAAGTGCTTCCTGGGTCCTCCATGCCCAACGTGCTGTGGGCGCTGCAGGGTCAACAAGTCGCCGTTTATCGTGACGAGGACATGCTCGACGACAATGGCAACGTAGTGATGGACGACAGCGGTAACGCCAAGAAGGTTAAGGTGTTTGATCGTTTCGAACAGCACACCGAAGGTTCAATGACGCCACAAGAATTCAGCAGTTTTGTGCGCGACACCACAGCGTTTATGGAGTACACCGCCGAGCCGATGAAGCTCAAAAGGCAGTCGATTGGCTTCATGGTGTTGGGTTTTCTCGTTCTTTTGGGGCTGCTCACTTACGCGCTAAAGGTCGAATACTGGAAGGACATTCACTAG
- a CDS encoding LptA/OstA family protein, giving the protein MMHIRLVMLLIALFTCAGAQAQFANSSLPIEMEADSTGADANTGKVTFTNIAIRQGPLSIRADRAESSALGFDNSTWTFRGNVTLDAPQSNLSASQMTLRFREKRLESAEFAGSPLRYADKLDSDTRVTARRADVRFTRNAVASVELSGAPIELSRAADEDGQRTEGKADAISYDASTSDLRLTGNAELGEGANRITGNQITYNLISRQVTAAADEQGDRKVHITINPSTGDTTITSDQDDSGTE; this is encoded by the coding sequence ATGATGCACATAAGACTGGTAATGCTGCTGATTGCGCTTTTCACCTGCGCTGGCGCGCAGGCTCAGTTTGCCAACTCCTCGTTACCGATTGAGATGGAAGCCGACTCCACCGGTGCGGATGCAAATACCGGTAAGGTCACGTTCACGAACATCGCCATCCGACAAGGCCCGCTCTCCATACGCGCAGATCGCGCGGAGTCCTCTGCATTGGGTTTTGACAACAGCACATGGACGTTTCGCGGCAACGTGACACTCGACGCACCGCAGTCCAATCTCAGTGCCAGCCAAATGACCTTGCGCTTTCGCGAGAAACGGCTGGAGAGCGCCGAGTTCGCGGGCAGCCCGCTGCGTTACGCCGACAAACTCGATAGCGATACACGCGTGACGGCTCGTCGCGCGGACGTCCGCTTTACGCGCAATGCAGTTGCCTCGGTTGAACTCAGCGGCGCGCCGATCGAGCTGAGTCGCGCCGCCGACGAGGACGGTCAGCGCACCGAGGGCAAAGCCGATGCCATTTCCTACGATGCGTCGACCAGCGATTTGCGCTTGACGGGCAACGCAGAACTTGGCGAGGGCGCCAACCGCATCACCGGAAATCAGATCACCTACAACCTGATCTCGCGGCAAGTCACCGCGGCGGCCGATGAACAAGGGGACCGCAAGGTTCACATCACGATCAATCCTTCGACGGGTGACACGACTATCACGTCCGACCAGGACGATTCGGGCACCGAATGA
- a CDS encoding glutathione S-transferase N-terminal domain-containing protein, producing the protein MAIIANRRSVMTLFSKPTCPHSHRVRIVLAEKSINVEIVDVNGPRLPEDLLDLNPYHSVPTLVDRELVLYDSRVIVEYLDERFPHPPLMPVDPVTRAQFRLALYRIEKDWYSLVEEIEAAADRKKNARARKILKESILASSDVFAANNYFLSDEFSLVDTSIAP; encoded by the coding sequence ATGGCTATTATCGCCAACCGACGGTCCGTCATGACTCTTTTCTCAAAGCCCACGTGTCCGCACAGTCATCGTGTGCGCATTGTGCTGGCCGAGAAAAGCATCAACGTCGAAATCGTTGATGTTAATGGGCCTCGATTGCCCGAGGATTTGCTCGACCTTAACCCCTATCACAGTGTTCCCACGCTCGTGGATCGCGAGTTGGTTCTTTACGATTCTCGTGTAATCGTCGAATACCTCGATGAGCGATTTCCTCATCCACCGCTCATGCCCGTTGACCCTGTGACTCGCGCCCAGTTTCGTTTGGCGTTGTATCGAATCGAAAAAGACTGGTACAGCCTCGTCGAAGAAATCGAGGCGGCGGCTGATCGCAAGAAAAATGCTCGCGCTCGTAAAATCCTCAAGGAGAGTATTCTGGCGAGTTCCGATGTGTTCGCCGCCAACAACTACTTCTTGAGCGACGAGTTTTCATTGGTCGATACGAGTATCGCGCCGG
- a CDS encoding calcium/sodium antiporter encodes MPLLITALLAGFALLIWGADRFVIGSAATAHRLGVSSLLIGLTVVGFGTSAPEIIVSISAAARGAPQLAVGNALGSNIANIGLILGVTALITPLVVRSQTLRRELPMLLAITLLALLPFLDSYLSRLEGVGLFGGLVLMLYWLVRLETTSSSADELSAEADAEIRHDLSLMQAVGILMLGLLVLLTGSQLLVWGATGLAKTLGISDLVIGLTVVAIGTSLPELAASIAAVFKQEHDLAIGNVIGSNMYNLLAVMGLAGLVRPTELSNHVLERDFPVMIGLTVLLFAMSYGWRQGGQRINRAEGAALLLIFVVYQVYIVYGELT; translated from the coding sequence ATGCCGCTACTGATCACCGCCTTGTTGGCTGGTTTCGCCTTGTTAATCTGGGGTGCCGACCGGTTTGTGATTGGCTCAGCCGCCACCGCCCACCGACTGGGCGTATCATCCTTGCTCATCGGACTAACGGTGGTGGGGTTTGGCACCTCAGCACCAGAGATCATCGTCTCGATCAGCGCGGCGGCGAGGGGCGCGCCGCAGCTGGCGGTTGGCAACGCGCTGGGCTCCAATATTGCCAACATCGGCCTAATCTTAGGCGTAACGGCTCTGATCACCCCTCTGGTCGTTCGCTCACAAACGCTGCGGCGTGAGTTACCGATGCTGCTGGCGATCACACTACTGGCGCTGCTGCCGTTTCTCGATTCCTATCTCAGTCGTCTTGAGGGTGTTGGTCTATTCGGCGGCTTGGTGCTCATGCTCTATTGGCTCGTACGATTGGAAACAACCAGTAGTAGTGCCGACGAGCTGTCCGCTGAGGCTGACGCAGAAATTCGCCACGACCTCTCGTTGATGCAGGCCGTCGGCATATTGATGCTCGGACTGCTGGTCTTACTCACGGGCTCTCAGCTTCTGGTCTGGGGCGCCACGGGCCTGGCCAAAACGCTGGGCATTTCAGATTTGGTCATCGGTCTGACGGTAGTGGCGATTGGCACCAGTCTGCCGGAGCTCGCTGCCTCAATAGCCGCCGTGTTCAAACAGGAACACGACCTGGCCATCGGCAATGTGATTGGCTCCAACATGTACAACTTATTGGCGGTCATGGGCCTGGCCGGTCTCGTCCGCCCGACGGAACTTAGCAATCATGTGTTGGAGCGGGATTTTCCCGTCATGATAGGGTTGACCGTACTGCTGTTTGCCATGTCTTACGGCTGGCGTCAGGGCGGACAACGCATTAACCGAGCCGAAGGCGCCGCACTGCTGCTGATTTTTGTGGTCTATCAGGTTTATATCGTTTACGGAGAACTGACGTGA
- a CDS encoding BolA/IbaG family iron-sulfur metabolism protein, giving the protein MTPEQVSALIEAGMPDAQVIVKSDDNTHFEAQVIDAGFDGLRSLKRHQQVYATLGELMGREIHALALQTYTPAEWQAL; this is encoded by the coding sequence ATGACACCCGAACAAGTAAGTGCATTAATTGAGGCGGGAATGCCCGACGCCCAGGTCATTGTAAAATCTGATGACAACACGCATTTTGAGGCGCAGGTTATCGATGCGGGGTTTGACGGTTTGCGCAGTCTCAAGCGTCACCAGCAGGTATACGCCACGCTCGGTGAGCTCATGGGGCGAGAAATTCATGCGCTGGCGCTGCAAACCTACACGCCCGCGGAATGGCAGGCGCTCTGA
- a CDS encoding trypsin-like peptidase domain-containing protein, with the protein MRDSTATPSLLIYWLKAAVVGLAAAFIVVWFNRGFAEPPTDGYADAVAVAAPAVVYLYTSRSLAERGQRLGGTDIPVRREVPNNVGSGVVIRHDGLIVTNEHLLRNAENIYVVLRDGAVLRATIIGIDADTDLALLDVDATDLPTIKMGRSDTLRIGQVVLAIGNAFGIGQTVTQGIVSATDRDELNLNRIEQFIQTDASINPGNSGGALVDTAGRLIGINSAVINPAGSEGISFAIPVNLVRGVSNQLLEHGRVIRGWLGLQAGPVPPHLVDRLGILSGGIIVTAVQRGSPAELAGIGPGDVIIAVNDQPVPRVKDAVNRISNIPPGGEVLLRILRGGQTIEARVRVIEQPALSGG; encoded by the coding sequence ATGCGTGATTCGACCGCCACTCCCTCGCTGCTCATTTACTGGCTCAAAGCCGCCGTTGTCGGCCTTGCGGCCGCCTTTATCGTCGTGTGGTTCAACCGCGGCTTTGCCGAACCGCCGACCGATGGTTACGCCGATGCTGTCGCCGTCGCGGCACCCGCTGTCGTCTACCTTTATACCAGTCGGTCCCTGGCCGAGCGCGGTCAGCGACTTGGCGGAACCGACATCCCGGTACGGCGGGAAGTGCCGAACAATGTTGGCTCGGGCGTCGTCATTCGTCATGACGGTCTGATCGTGACCAATGAGCACCTGCTTCGCAATGCGGAAAACATATACGTCGTTCTGCGTGACGGCGCCGTGTTGCGCGCCACCATCATCGGTATCGACGCGGATACCGACCTGGCACTGCTGGATGTCGACGCCACCGATCTACCGACCATAAAGATGGGCCGCTCTGATACCTTGCGCATTGGACAGGTGGTGCTCGCGATTGGCAACGCCTTTGGCATCGGCCAAACGGTCACTCAGGGCATCGTGAGCGCGACCGATCGCGACGAACTCAATCTCAACCGCATCGAACAGTTTATCCAGACCGATGCGTCGATTAATCCCGGGAACTCGGGCGGCGCCTTGGTCGATACGGCCGGGCGCCTCATTGGCATAAACTCAGCCGTGATTAACCCCGCTGGCTCAGAAGGCATCAGCTTTGCCATTCCCGTCAATTTGGTACGCGGCGTCTCCAATCAACTGCTTGAGCACGGTCGTGTGATCCGTGGCTGGCTCGGACTACAAGCAGGACCCGTGCCGCCACACCTGGTGGACCGACTGGGCATTCTCTCCGGCGGCATTATCGTCACCGCGGTGCAACGCGGCTCACCTGCTGAACTGGCGGGCATCGGCCCCGGCGATGTGATTATTGCGGTGAATGATCAGCCTGTGCCTCGGGTCAAAGATGCCGTGAATCGCATTAGCAACATCCCGCCGGGCGGCGAAGTGTTGCTGCGAATCTTGCGGGGAGGCCAGACGATTGAAGCCCGCGTGCGTGTCATCGAGCAACCGGCGTTGAGCGGTGGTTAG
- the murA gene encoding UDP-N-acetylglucosamine 1-carboxyvinyltransferase, translated as MDRLHIEGGTRLDGDIRISGAKNATLPILAATLLAEGPVTVGNVPHLDDITTTVELLGQMGVSVTVDEKLNIEVDTSTISQFYAPYELVKTMRASILVLGPLLGRFGEAVVSLPGGCAIGLRPVNIHVDGLREMGADISVENGYINARCERLQGAHLNLDTVTVTGTENLMMAAVLAEGETIIDNAACEPEVVDLANFLNNLGADVQGAGTSRIVINGVERLSGGQYDVLPDRIEAGTYLVAGAITRGRVKLRDVDPSHLGAVLDKLREAGAQLDIGDNTIELTMDGRPQAVDISTAPYPDFPTDMQAQFAALNAVAEGRGVITETVFENRFMHVLEMQRMGAQITLDGNMAISDGVEALTAAPVMATDLRASASLVLAGLVADGQTEISRIYHIDRGYECIEEKLHQLGARIKRVPD; from the coding sequence GTGGACAGACTCCATATTGAAGGAGGCACGCGCCTCGATGGCGACATTCGCATCAGTGGCGCCAAAAACGCCACTTTGCCGATACTCGCCGCCACGCTGCTGGCCGAAGGTCCGGTCACCGTCGGCAATGTGCCCCATCTCGATGACATTACGACCACGGTCGAACTACTCGGTCAAATGGGGGTGTCGGTAACGGTCGATGAGAAACTGAATATCGAGGTCGATACGTCCACGATCAGCCAGTTTTACGCGCCGTATGAATTGGTCAAAACCATGCGCGCCTCCATCCTGGTGCTGGGTCCTCTGTTGGGCCGTTTCGGTGAGGCCGTGGTGTCGTTACCGGGCGGCTGTGCAATTGGTTTGCGCCCGGTCAACATTCATGTGGATGGCCTGCGCGAAATGGGGGCCGACATTAGCGTCGAAAACGGGTACATCAATGCGCGTTGCGAACGACTTCAAGGCGCCCATTTAAATCTCGACACGGTGACGGTGACCGGAACCGAGAATCTCATGATGGCCGCGGTGCTAGCAGAGGGCGAGACCATTATTGATAACGCCGCGTGCGAGCCCGAAGTGGTGGATTTGGCCAACTTTCTCAATAACCTCGGCGCGGACGTGCAGGGTGCGGGGACCAGTCGCATTGTGATCAACGGCGTGGAGCGACTCAGTGGTGGTCAATACGATGTGTTGCCTGACCGCATTGAAGCGGGTACGTATTTGGTCGCTGGTGCGATTACGCGCGGGCGGGTAAAACTGCGGGATGTTGACCCAAGTCACCTGGGCGCGGTACTCGATAAGTTGCGCGAAGCCGGCGCCCAGTTGGACATCGGTGACAACACGATTGAACTGACGATGGACGGTCGTCCGCAAGCGGTGGATATCTCTACCGCCCCGTATCCGGATTTTCCGACCGATATGCAGGCGCAGTTTGCGGCGCTAAATGCCGTAGCGGAAGGGCGTGGCGTCATTACTGAAACCGTATTTGAAAACCGTTTCATGCATGTGCTGGAGATGCAGCGCATGGGCGCGCAGATCACGCTCGACGGCAATATGGCCATCAGTGATGGCGTTGAGGCGCTCACTGCCGCGCCGGTCATGGCGACCGACCTTCGTGCTTCGGCCAGCCTCGTCCTCGCCGGTCTCGTGGCCGATGGCCAAACCGAAATCTCGAGGATTTATCACATCGATCGTGGCTACGAATGCATCGAAGAAAAGCTGCATCAGCTGGGCGCGCGCATCAAACGTGTGCCTGACTGA
- a CDS encoding KpsF/GutQ family sugar-phosphate isomerase, which produces MSAHADNTARLGSLDDVRSIAAKVLDIEAKAINGLLARLDDAFYQAAALCMNCTGRLVVTGMGKSGHIANKIAATLASTGSPSFFVHPGEASHGDMGMITNDDAVLAVSNSGETAEILMLLPTIKRLGVPLIAMTGKPNSTLARAASAHIDVGVAEEACPLNLAPTASTTATLAMGDALAVVLLESRGFTSEDFALSHPGGALGRKLLMRVADVMRIGDEISAVQPDVNLGEALLDMSKKGLGMTIVTDHDSTMLGVFTDGDLRRVIDARTDIHSVAISEVMIRECKSAHPSMMAAEAVHVMETYRITALPVVDEANKVIGALNIHDLFRAGVV; this is translated from the coding sequence GTGAGCGCCCACGCCGACAACACCGCCCGCCTGGGCAGCCTCGACGACGTGCGATCGATCGCCGCGAAAGTGCTCGACATCGAGGCAAAAGCCATTAATGGTTTGCTGGCGCGTCTAGACGACGCGTTTTATCAGGCGGCTGCCTTGTGTATGAACTGCACGGGTCGTCTCGTTGTGACGGGCATGGGCAAGTCCGGACACATTGCCAATAAGATCGCCGCGACATTGGCGTCCACCGGTTCACCGTCTTTTTTTGTGCATCCCGGTGAAGCCTCGCATGGTGACATGGGCATGATCACCAACGACGACGCCGTCTTGGCGGTGTCCAATTCCGGTGAAACCGCGGAGATTCTGATGTTGTTGCCAACGATCAAGCGTCTCGGCGTGCCGCTGATTGCGATGACCGGCAAGCCGAATTCAACGCTGGCGCGCGCGGCCAGCGCCCACATCGACGTCGGCGTGGCCGAAGAAGCCTGCCCACTCAATCTCGCACCGACCGCCAGCACCACAGCCACGCTGGCTATGGGTGACGCGCTGGCAGTCGTGCTGCTCGAAAGCCGTGGTTTCACTTCTGAGGATTTTGCCCTGTCGCATCCGGGCGGCGCACTCGGTCGAAAGCTACTCATGCGGGTTGCAGATGTCATGCGCATCGGCGACGAAATTTCGGCCGTACAACCCGACGTCAATCTTGGCGAAGCGCTGCTGGACATGTCCAAGAAAGGACTCGGCATGACCATTGTGACGGATCATGACTCGACGATGCTCGGTGTCTTCACGGACGGCGATTTGCGCCGCGTCATTGACGCGCGCACAGACATTCATAGCGTCGCAATCAGCGAGGTTATGATTCGCGAATGCAAATCTGCCCATCCCTCTATGATGGCGGCTGAGGCGGTACACGTCATGGAAACGTATCGCATCACGGCTCTACCGGTCGTCGATGAAGCGAACAAAGTGATCGGTGCACTCAACATCCATGATCTGTTCCGCGCGGGCGTTGTCTAG